In Paracholeplasma manati, a single genomic region encodes these proteins:
- a CDS encoding efflux RND transporter permease subunit, protein MSYFISKKGRFWTMMVVILLTFTSGILAFQVKTNYDMATYLPQDSNTKQGIEILKNTFGNHTSIELVVDGWTVNEVMDLKQDIQTIEHVYGVVWLDDYVDLATVPIDFVPADVKAPFYRDGKSKLMIEFDLDGYDTRLDEVISSIRALSTEHLYMRGEVLNNLESHRVASEQLFLIMAIIVPLCIIIMVFASKSYMEALLILITLGIAIVLNLGTNLILGSVSFITMTMSTALQLAMSLDYTLFLLHRYHEYSDLPTTERVKMAVKKSFVSITVSSLTTIFGFIALCFMSYGIGLDMGLVLAKGILLSYLSTIIVLPILLVLCHAWIEKTTHKVWMPSFKRFSQGIYKARFYLIGLFILIGFGSFMVQKEANYLYQNTGHATSTIASDQAFIETDFGPFNPLVLLIHGDDVQRELGLVTELLDNEHVLSISALVTVVDPTVPRDFIPIEVRSQFIRDGYSRIILYTDLSKESPAFFEFNDFVVSKTNSFFEEAYYVGVIPATSDIKNLILSDTALVLWLSIGLVALVIGLAFKSIVIPILLVLIIESSIWFNIAINVWTSTEILYVGYLIILSIQLGATIDYAVLLTSRFQEERKNHSHQEAFQTALQKSLPSILISALILSFAGFTEALVSDMDAIQDIGIMLGRGTLFSWLFSVGFVLPLISVILNLKKKPR, encoded by the coding sequence ATGAGCTATTTTATATCTAAAAAAGGTCGTTTTTGGACGATGATGGTTGTTATTCTTTTAACCTTTACATCTGGAATATTAGCATTTCAGGTAAAGACCAATTATGATATGGCAACCTATTTACCACAAGATTCCAATACCAAACAAGGCATTGAAATTCTCAAAAACACCTTTGGAAACCACACTTCAATCGAATTGGTTGTGGATGGTTGGACCGTAAACGAAGTCATGGATTTGAAACAAGATATTCAAACCATCGAACATGTATATGGTGTGGTTTGGTTAGACGATTATGTGGATTTAGCGACGGTGCCCATTGACTTTGTTCCCGCCGATGTAAAAGCACCTTTCTATCGTGATGGCAAATCCAAATTGATGATTGAATTTGACTTGGATGGTTATGACACACGATTGGATGAGGTGATTTCATCCATTCGTGCGTTATCCACTGAACACCTCTATATGCGCGGTGAAGTGTTGAATAACCTTGAATCACACCGTGTCGCTTCTGAACAACTATTTCTAATTATGGCGATCATTGTTCCGCTATGTATCATTATCATGGTTTTCGCATCCAAATCGTATATGGAAGCCTTATTGATATTGATTACACTGGGCATCGCGATTGTTTTAAACTTAGGGACGAATCTCATTTTAGGTAGTGTCTCATTCATTACGATGACGATGTCCACGGCCTTACAACTGGCCATGTCATTAGATTATACGTTGTTTTTATTACATCGTTATCATGAGTATTCAGACTTACCAACCACGGAACGGGTGAAAATGGCGGTTAAAAAGAGTTTCGTTTCCATCACCGTATCCAGTTTAACCACCATATTTGGTTTCATCGCCCTTTGTTTTATGTCTTATGGTATTGGATTAGATATGGGTTTGGTATTGGCTAAAGGTATTTTATTATCGTACCTTTCTACCATCATCGTATTACCTATTTTACTGGTTTTATGTCACGCATGGATCGAAAAAACAACCCATAAGGTTTGGATGCCCTCATTCAAACGATTCAGTCAAGGTATCTACAAAGCACGATTCTATTTGATTGGATTATTCATCTTGATTGGGTTTGGCAGTTTCATGGTTCAAAAGGAAGCCAATTACTTATATCAAAACACTGGACACGCGACTTCAACCATCGCGAGTGATCAAGCGTTTATTGAAACAGATTTTGGACCGTTTAACCCTTTGGTACTGCTCATTCATGGTGATGATGTTCAAAGAGAACTCGGATTGGTTACAGAATTACTTGACAATGAGCATGTACTATCCATATCTGCATTGGTTACTGTCGTTGACCCAACCGTCCCACGTGACTTTATCCCGATCGAGGTGAGGAGCCAATTTATCAGAGATGGATACAGTCGAATCATCTTATATACTGACCTATCTAAAGAAAGTCCGGCATTTTTTGAATTCAATGATTTTGTTGTTTCAAAGACAAACAGTTTTTTTGAAGAAGCCTACTATGTGGGTGTGATTCCAGCGACCAGTGATATCAAAAACCTCATTTTGAGTGATACTGCCTTGGTGCTATGGTTATCGATTGGGTTGGTTGCGTTGGTGATTGGTTTGGCCTTTAAATCGATTGTGATACCGATTTTATTGGTCTTAATCATCGAATCTTCTATTTGGTTCAATATCGCCATCAATGTGTGGACATCAACGGAGATTCTATATGTCGGATACCTCATCATTCTATCGATTCAATTAGGCGCGACCATCGATTACGCTGTCTTATTGACATCAAGGTTCCAAGAAGAACGGAAAAACCATTCACATCAAGAAGCTTTCCAAACTGCGCTTCAAAAATCTTTGCCATCGATCTTGATTTCAGCGCTAATCCTTTCTTTTGCGGGATTCACTGAAGCACTTGTATCCGATATGGATGCGATACAAGATATTGGTATTATGCTGGGTAGAGGCACCTTATTCTCCTGGTTATTCAGTGTTGGTTTTGTGTTACCGTTAATAAGCGTTATTCTAAACCTAAAGAAAAAACCTCGCTAA
- a CDS encoding TetR/AcrR family transcriptional regulator, producing MKNTEIKKKIISETKALISQKRNVTIKDIADRCYMNIASVNYYFGSKELLIEQVIDEVISDLKLEIIHLLEINNDKSKSELLEAMITFTYNFSLENIGLISYLFLNQDSSERAGNLLIETFFSNNPFTQMIYEKLNVEVKTVEPMVIYAKYMILFSSFAMPLFISIASTNTPLASQIETFKNETFRQYFVKELLSLIEA from the coding sequence ATGAAAAATACAGAGATCAAAAAGAAAATCATCAGTGAAACCAAAGCATTGATTTCACAAAAAAGAAATGTGACCATCAAAGATATTGCGGATCGTTGTTATATGAATATAGCGTCGGTCAATTATTACTTTGGTTCGAAAGAATTATTGATTGAACAAGTCATCGATGAAGTCATTTCGGATTTAAAGCTCGAAATTATTCACTTGCTTGAAATCAATAACGACAAATCCAAAAGTGAACTATTAGAAGCGATGATTACATTCACTTACAACTTTTCACTCGAGAATATTGGTTTGATTTCTTATCTCTTTTTGAATCAAGACTCAAGTGAACGGGCAGGCAATTTATTGATTGAGACCTTCTTTTCCAATAACCCATTCACGCAAATGATTTATGAAAAATTGAATGTGGAAGTGAAAACGGTTGAACCCATGGTTATCTATGCGAAATACATGATTCTCTTTTCCAGTTTCGCCATGCCACTGTTCATTTCTATCGCATCTACCAATACCCCGTTAGCTTCTCAAATCGAAACATTTAAAAATGAAACATTTAGACAATATTTTGTCAAAGAATTACTCAGCTTGATTGAGGCGTAA